In Desulfomonile tiedjei DSM 6799, a genomic segment contains:
- a CDS encoding xanthine dehydrogenase family protein molybdopterin-binding subunit, whose translation MRTEHIGKPTSRVDGRAKVMGTAKYAGEYSITGLVYGVVVSSAIAKGKIVRIDMTQALKLPGVLQVFTHENIPQLAQSDDSYRDEVAPPGSPFRPLYDGHIKYSAQPVALVVADTFELAQHGASLIRVEYERQPHATNLNQEREKAYQPKPREFIPPPPPPRGNPEKAFAQAAVQLEVEYYAPAEHHNPMEPFATTVLWDENGRLTVYDKTQGVQNVQNYLCNVFGCSKEDLRVVSPFVGGAFGSGLRPVYQVFLAVLAARELKRSVRVSLTRQQMFTFTHRPATWQRLALGAAADGTLQSVTHEAIAETSRFEDYSEPVVTWTGLLYQCENIKLSHRVVQLDVYTPGDMRAPGAVWGLYALECAMDELAFKAGIDPIELRLKNYTERDQLEDKPFSSKELRACYRIGAERFGWSKRNPQPRSMRDGEMLIGWGMATGVWDAFHVTAEAKAVLTADGKLTVGSATADIGTGTYTIMTQIAAEALGLPIEDVTFRLGDSSLSKSPVEGGSWTASSIGSAVKSVCEKIRNKLFQLAQSIDGSPLAESKPEDVIFTNGHIRLRKDESRAVSIIEAMRHGGLGAIEEKASGESMPQQMEYSHYTHSAVFAEVKIDPDLGTIRVTRVVSAVAGGRILNPKTARSQVLGSIVMGIGTALEEESVIDHTFGRFMTHNLADYHVPVNADVQNIDIIFVQEHDEAVSPLGAKGLGEIGIVGVAAAIANAVFHATGKRIRDLPITLDKLL comes from the coding sequence ATGAGGACTGAACATATCGGAAAACCGACCAGCCGCGTCGACGGACGCGCCAAGGTGATGGGTACAGCGAAGTACGCAGGAGAGTACTCCATCACCGGGCTTGTCTATGGTGTCGTCGTGTCCAGCGCCATTGCCAAAGGGAAGATCGTTCGGATCGATATGACCCAGGCGCTCAAACTGCCCGGCGTCCTGCAAGTGTTCACTCACGAAAATATCCCTCAACTGGCACAATCCGACGACAGCTATCGCGACGAGGTCGCACCGCCCGGATCTCCTTTTCGCCCGCTTTACGACGGCCACATCAAATACAGCGCCCAACCGGTTGCTTTGGTAGTGGCCGACACCTTTGAGCTCGCGCAGCATGGCGCTTCACTCATTCGGGTTGAATACGAGCGACAACCTCATGCTACGAATCTCAATCAGGAACGTGAAAAGGCTTATCAACCGAAACCCAGGGAGTTTATCCCTCCGCCACCGCCTCCACGCGGCAATCCTGAGAAAGCCTTCGCCCAGGCCGCCGTGCAGCTTGAAGTTGAGTATTATGCGCCTGCCGAGCATCACAATCCCATGGAGCCGTTTGCGACGACTGTGCTTTGGGACGAAAATGGCAGGCTCACGGTTTACGATAAAACTCAAGGCGTGCAGAACGTCCAAAACTACCTCTGTAACGTGTTCGGTTGCTCAAAGGAAGATCTGCGAGTCGTATCGCCGTTTGTCGGTGGGGCGTTCGGTTCGGGTCTACGCCCGGTGTATCAGGTATTTTTGGCCGTATTGGCTGCGCGGGAATTGAAACGCTCCGTCCGAGTTTCGCTCACGCGCCAGCAGATGTTTACCTTCACGCATCGTCCTGCCACCTGGCAACGCTTGGCTCTGGGAGCCGCAGCCGATGGCACGCTCCAATCCGTCACACACGAAGCGATAGCTGAGACTTCGCGATTCGAAGACTACAGCGAGCCCGTGGTCACGTGGACAGGCCTGCTTTATCAGTGCGAGAACATTAAGCTTAGCCACAGGGTCGTGCAGCTCGACGTGTACACACCCGGCGACATGCGGGCACCGGGAGCTGTATGGGGCTTGTATGCATTGGAATGTGCCATGGACGAGCTCGCCTTCAAGGCCGGAATTGACCCAATCGAGCTGAGGCTTAAGAACTACACTGAAAGAGACCAGTTAGAGGACAAGCCGTTCTCAAGCAAAGAACTCCGTGCCTGTTACCGGATCGGCGCGGAGAGGTTCGGTTGGTCGAAACGCAATCCTCAGCCACGGTCAATGAGAGACGGCGAAATGCTCATCGGTTGGGGCATGGCCACCGGCGTTTGGGACGCGTTCCATGTAACAGCAGAGGCAAAGGCTGTGCTGACCGCGGACGGCAAACTCACGGTAGGCAGTGCAACAGCGGATATCGGAACCGGCACGTACACCATCATGACCCAGATTGCTGCAGAGGCGCTCGGGCTGCCCATCGAGGACGTGACATTCAGGCTCGGCGATTCGTCTCTTTCGAAATCGCCTGTGGAGGGAGGCTCATGGACGGCATCCTCAATCGGATCGGCAGTCAAATCCGTCTGCGAAAAGATACGGAATAAGCTGTTCCAGTTGGCGCAGAGCATCGATGGTTCCCCGCTCGCTGAGTCAAAGCCGGAAGACGTGATCTTTACGAATGGACACATCCGTTTGCGCAAAGACGAGTCTCGAGCCGTTTCGATCATTGAGGCGATGCGGCACGGCGGGCTCGGTGCTATCGAAGAGAAAGCTTCCGGCGAGTCAATGCCGCAGCAGATGGAATATTCGCACTACACGCATTCCGCGGTTTTCGCGGAGGTCAAAATCGATCCGGACCTCGGCACCATCCGCGTCACGCGGGTCGTCAGCGCTGTTGCCGGAGGCCGCATCCTTAACCCCAAGACGGCCAGGAGTCAGGTTCTCGGCTCGATTGTCATGGGCATCGGGACTGCGTTGGAAGAGGAAAGCGTGATCGATCATACCTTCGGGCGGTTCATGACTCACAATCTGGCGGACTACCACGTCCCGGTTAACGCTGACGTGCAGAATATCGACATAATTTTCGTTCAAGAACACGACGAGGCGGTCAGCCCGCTCGGCGCCAAGGGGCTCGGTGAGATCGGCATCGTAGGGGTGGCAGCAGCCATCGCCAATGCCGTCTTCCATGCCACCGGCAAACGCATCCGGGACTTGCCGATTACACTCGATAAGTTGCTGTAG
- a CDS encoding FAD binding domain-containing protein, producing the protein MNSFTYTRVDDVSIAVREVASDKGAKFIAGGTNLVDLMKENVERPSRLIDITRLTLGEIEPGQDGGLRLGSLVTNTEVAYNEEIERRYPLLSKAILAGASAQLRNMATVGGNLMQRTRCCYFYDTATPCNKREPGTACSAMAGFNRSHAILGTSGHCIATHPSDMCVALAALDAVVHVTGPTGERTVALVDFHRLPGDSPEIDTNLRTDEIITAVDLPAKGFAEHYSYLKVRDRASYAFALVSVAVALEMDGDRITEARITLGSVAHKPWRDPKIEALLHGQNASRNNFERIAGALLQDAKGYGHNNFKIELAKIAIVRALSQAAFKEGHA; encoded by the coding sequence ATGAACAGCTTTACCTACACCCGAGTCGACGACGTTAGTATCGCCGTACGCGAGGTCGCATCGGACAAAGGAGCGAAGTTCATCGCGGGAGGCACAAATCTTGTTGATCTGATGAAGGAAAACGTAGAGCGGCCGAGCCGGCTCATTGACATCACTCGCCTTACTCTGGGGGAAATCGAGCCTGGGCAGGATGGGGGTTTGCGACTCGGCTCGCTGGTAACGAACACCGAGGTCGCTTACAACGAGGAAATCGAGCGACGCTATCCCTTGCTCTCCAAGGCTATCCTGGCCGGGGCATCGGCGCAGCTCCGCAACATGGCGACCGTTGGGGGAAATCTGATGCAGCGGACCCGGTGCTGCTATTTCTACGACACGGCTACGCCGTGCAACAAGCGCGAGCCTGGGACTGCCTGCTCTGCCATGGCAGGGTTCAACCGCTCTCACGCTATCCTCGGGACGAGCGGTCACTGCATTGCCACACATCCGTCGGACATGTGCGTAGCCCTGGCTGCACTTGACGCTGTCGTTCACGTTACCGGGCCGACAGGCGAGCGGACCGTCGCATTGGTCGATTTCCATCGGCTGCCCGGCGATTCACCCGAAATCGACACGAACCTGCGAACCGACGAGATCATCACAGCGGTCGATTTACCAGCGAAAGGCTTTGCCGAACACTATTCGTACCTCAAAGTCCGCGATCGGGCCTCATATGCTTTCGCTCTTGTTTCAGTGGCTGTAGCGCTGGAGATGGATGGCGACAGGATTACGGAAGCCAGGATCACGCTGGGTAGCGTGGCACATAAGCCGTGGCGTGATCCCAAAATCGAGGCACTGCTGCACGGCCAAAACGCCAGTCGGAACAACTTCGAGCGAATTGCCGGAGCCCTACTGCAGGACGCGAAGGGCTATGGTCACAACAATTTCAAGATCGAGCTGGCGAAGATCGCCATTGTGCGCGCCTTAAGTCAGGCGGCTTTCAAGGAGGGACACGCATGA
- a CDS encoding (2Fe-2S)-binding protein, whose amino-acid sequence MSSKSKIDTTAKATVPLPTESKITLKINGAVKQLWVAPWTTLLDALREHLGLTGTKKGCDHGQCGACTVLVNGKRINSCLTLAIMQDGAEVTTIEGLAEGEVLHPLQEAFIEHDAFQCGYCTPGQICSAVGLIGESRAKSPDDIRELMSGNICRCGAYSNIIAAIEQVIQTEERGNKR is encoded by the coding sequence ATGAGCAGCAAGTCAAAAATTGACACTACCGCGAAGGCAACGGTTCCGTTGCCCACAGAAAGCAAAATCACTCTCAAAATCAATGGTGCAGTGAAACAGCTATGGGTTGCTCCCTGGACAACCCTGCTGGATGCACTGCGGGAACATCTCGGCCTGACCGGGACGAAGAAGGGGTGCGATCACGGCCAGTGTGGAGCCTGCACGGTCCTCGTGAATGGGAAGCGCATCAACTCTTGCCTGACCCTGGCGATCATGCAGGACGGCGCAGAGGTGACGACTATCGAAGGGCTTGCAGAGGGAGAGGTGCTTCACCCCTTGCAAGAAGCATTTATCGAACACGACGCCTTTCAATGCGGGTACTGCACGCCCGGCCAAATCTGCTCGGCAGTGGGGTTGATAGGTGAAAGCAGAGCGAAATCACCGGACGACATCCGGGAACTGATGAGCGGGAACATCTGTCGCTGCGGAGCTTACTCGAATATCATCGCCGCAATCGAGCAAGTGATACAGACGGAAGAACGAGGGAACAAACGATGA
- a CDS encoding DsbA family protein, protein MERSATLTQPVSAHDHIKGSADAPLTLVEYGDYQCPYCGAAYPVVKRLQKALQKKLRFVFRNFPLTQAHPYALIAAEAAEAAALQDKFWEMHDLLFERQDLLDPDVIHLWAQEIGLNHEKFRNDVKQGIVQERIRKDRQNGILSGVNGTPTFFINGTRYDGSPDYDSMLSVLESELVLHAV, encoded by the coding sequence ATGGAAAGATCGGCCACACTTACCCAGCCAGTTTCAGCACATGACCATATTAAAGGATCGGCCGATGCACCGTTAACGCTCGTGGAATACGGCGATTACCAGTGTCCTTACTGCGGAGCTGCATATCCCGTGGTAAAGCGCTTACAGAAAGCTTTACAGAAAAAGCTGCGATTTGTGTTCAGGAACTTCCCTTTGACCCAAGCGCATCCCTATGCCCTGATCGCAGCTGAAGCCGCGGAAGCCGCGGCGCTCCAGGACAAATTTTGGGAGATGCACGATCTGCTCTTTGAACGGCAGGACCTCCTCGATCCGGACGTCATTCACTTGTGGGCTCAGGAAATCGGGTTGAATCACGAAAAATTCAGGAACGATGTCAAACAAGGCATCGTTCAAGAGCGCATTAGGAAAGACCGTCAGAACGGTATCCTCAGTGGGGTTAACGGCACGCCGACTTTCTTCATCAATGGAACACGTTATGACGGGTCTCCTGATTATGATTCCATGCTGTCCGTTTTAGAATCCGAATTGGTGCTGCACGCTGTCTGA
- a CDS encoding redoxin domain-containing protein produces MTALKPGTQAPEFSLSTTPDQKVCLSDLRGHPVVLVFYPADWSPVCSDQLALYNELRPEFAQFEAQIVGISVDGVWCHLAFSKDRKLHFPLLADFEPKGAVARQYGVYREKDGEAERALFVIDAKGIIRWSHVSPVGINPGADGIFKALESMAQGDKILSA; encoded by the coding sequence ATGACAGCTCTTAAACCGGGTACCCAAGCGCCTGAATTTTCGCTTTCAACAACCCCGGATCAGAAAGTGTGTCTCTCCGATCTTCGCGGACATCCGGTAGTCTTGGTCTTCTATCCGGCTGATTGGAGTCCCGTTTGCAGTGACCAGTTAGCGCTCTATAACGAGTTGAGGCCTGAATTCGCACAGTTTGAAGCGCAGATAGTCGGTATTTCAGTCGACGGCGTGTGGTGCCATCTCGCATTCAGCAAAGATCGCAAATTGCACTTTCCTCTCCTGGCGGATTTTGAGCCCAAAGGGGCAGTGGCCCGTCAGTACGGCGTTTACCGTGAGAAGGACGGCGAAGCGGAGCGGGCGCTGTTTGTCATCGATGCCAAGGGCATCATCCGCTGGAGTCACGTCTCGCCGGTGGGCATCAATCCGGGGGCTGACGGCATATTTAAAGCTCTCGAATCGATGGCCCAAGGCGACAAAATACTCAGCGCTTGA
- a CDS encoding TetR/AcrR family transcriptional regulator, whose protein sequence is MKETITRREKSASRRREIIQAGLACFTERGFTETSMAEIRRRSGASTGSIYHHFKSKEQLAAAIYLEGIRDYQTRFLASLEEQTEAREGIFAVIRYHLRWVEEHPDWTRYLFRQRHAGFMAETEEEFARMNQIFFQRCADWFRRHVKAGTLRQLPPDLYGSLLLGPCMEFTRQYLAGHTRTSPDQAIQELASAAWRCLSSDTDLRSR, encoded by the coding sequence ATGAAAGAGACAATCACACGACGCGAGAAATCCGCCTCACGGCGGCGAGAGATAATCCAGGCAGGTTTAGCCTGTTTCACCGAGCGTGGATTTACCGAGACAAGTATGGCGGAGATCAGACGCAGGTCCGGTGCGAGTACCGGGAGCATCTACCACCATTTCAAAAGCAAAGAGCAACTCGCTGCCGCCATTTATCTGGAGGGCATTCGAGATTACCAGACGCGATTCTTAGCGTCTCTTGAGGAGCAGACGGAGGCTCGCGAAGGCATATTCGCGGTGATTCGTTATCATCTCCGATGGGTCGAAGAGCATCCGGACTGGACTCGGTATCTCTTTCGGCAGCGCCATGCGGGGTTCATGGCCGAAACGGAAGAGGAATTCGCGCGGATGAATCAGATCTTTTTTCAGCGCTGCGCTGACTGGTTTCGGAGGCACGTGAAAGCGGGAACGCTTCGGCAGTTGCCGCCGGATCTGTACGGCTCGTTGCTTTTAGGACCATGTATGGAGTTCACACGGCAATATCTTGCAGGCCACACTCGGACTTCGCCGGACCAGGCCATCCAGGAGCTTGCGTCTGCCGCTTGGCGGTGCCTTAGTTCTGATACGGACTTGCGGTCAAGATGA
- a CDS encoding DUF6125 family protein: protein MKAFEEIGKSALRELLIKNWMTHDGTWFYHCLQTVGIEKTNELNKAAIKSLAGIEMGRIRKIFEFTKPRVDNLEELTDFIDAAFRLNIGDFMGATHSFPEKNLLRWEVGDQGCWAYRGVKRLGVIDRYECGVMYRIFCWLDCLGIQYRVSPNEIGCLFHKYGKCAGDIRLFS from the coding sequence ATGAAAGCCTTTGAAGAGATTGGGAAATCCGCATTGAGGGAATTGCTGATCAAGAACTGGATGACCCATGACGGCACGTGGTTTTATCATTGTCTGCAGACCGTCGGCATCGAGAAGACCAATGAACTGAACAAGGCTGCGATCAAGTCTCTCGCCGGAATCGAGATGGGGAGAATCCGTAAAATTTTTGAATTCACAAAACCTCGAGTCGACAACCTTGAGGAATTGACGGACTTCATTGACGCCGCGTTTCGATTGAACATCGGTGATTTCATGGGAGCCACTCACAGTTTTCCTGAGAAGAACCTCCTGCGCTGGGAAGTCGGGGACCAGGGATGTTGGGCCTACCGTGGCGTGAAACGGCTTGGGGTGATAGACCGTTATGAATGCGGAGTCATGTACCGAATTTTCTGCTGGTTGGATTGCCTTGGAATTCAGTACAGAGTGTCTCCCAATGAGATCGGTTGTCTGTTTCACAAGTACGGCAAATGCGCCGGCGATATCAGGTTGTTTTCTTGA
- a CDS encoding sigma-54-dependent transcriptional regulator, with amino-acid sequence MERPTVILLIHPEEQMHLACKRILGREGYEVKCCADSTQISELVDRHSPNAVLTAVRMPDKDGFQVLKAALAKMTRLPVIAITTHASIPEAVIWLKQGGADYLAVPFAADQLVRAVDEALRGLRASEGPPKSDRLKTSTALDAIIAASRPILKLKRVLPKVGRTDASVLIRGETGTGKELLAKAIHELSPRRSALFLPVDCAALPPTLLESELFGHEKGAFTGADRSRFGLFEVANHGTVFLDEIGELDVATQSKLFRVLQEGQIRQIGGRRSTPIDVRIIAATNRDLEGGIQQGLFRPELYFRLNVVSLTIPPLRQRKEDISLLCEHFFTLFRRTHERQDLAGCDSGFIEGLMEYTWPGNIRELMNAVEQAVVLSDGPNLTRTDLPAALLQNQPGPSGRDRDVDKETLDYATAREQLIDAFDQEFLNRLLSVCQGNLSEAARRSGLARKTLYNKLKRIGVLPFDVNEIDSTSEDVS; translated from the coding sequence ATGGAAAGGCCCACGGTCATATTGCTTATCCATCCTGAGGAACAGATGCACCTTGCGTGCAAACGGATCCTCGGCAGAGAAGGGTACGAAGTCAAGTGTTGTGCGGACTCTACCCAGATCTCTGAACTGGTGGACAGGCACTCGCCCAACGCGGTACTTACGGCTGTGAGGATGCCGGACAAGGACGGGTTCCAGGTTTTGAAGGCAGCCCTGGCCAAGATGACGAGACTGCCTGTGATAGCGATCACGACCCACGCGAGTATTCCCGAGGCTGTCATCTGGCTCAAGCAAGGAGGAGCCGATTACCTTGCCGTCCCTTTTGCGGCGGACCAGCTCGTCCGAGCAGTGGATGAGGCCCTCCGTGGGCTTCGAGCGTCAGAGGGTCCGCCTAAATCCGACCGTTTGAAGACCAGTACTGCTCTGGACGCAATAATCGCAGCGAGCCGCCCTATCCTCAAGCTGAAGAGGGTTTTGCCCAAAGTGGGCCGCACCGACGCGAGCGTCCTTATCCGCGGCGAGACGGGCACGGGCAAGGAACTCCTTGCAAAAGCAATACATGAGTTGTCCCCGAGACGATCTGCCCTGTTCTTGCCGGTGGACTGTGCAGCCCTGCCTCCGACCCTTTTGGAGAGCGAACTCTTCGGACACGAGAAGGGAGCGTTTACAGGAGCAGACAGATCTCGATTCGGACTCTTTGAAGTTGCCAATCACGGAACAGTTTTCCTCGATGAAATCGGAGAACTCGATGTGGCTACGCAATCCAAGTTGTTCAGGGTCCTCCAGGAAGGGCAGATCCGTCAAATTGGAGGGAGACGGAGCACGCCGATTGACGTTCGAATCATCGCCGCGACCAATCGAGATCTGGAGGGGGGGATTCAGCAGGGGTTGTTTCGTCCCGAACTCTATTTTAGGTTGAACGTAGTCTCGCTCACCATCCCGCCATTGAGACAGAGGAAGGAGGACATCTCCCTGCTTTGTGAACATTTCTTCACGCTATTCAGGCGTACCCACGAGCGACAAGATCTTGCAGGCTGCGATTCAGGCTTTATTGAAGGACTTATGGAGTACACTTGGCCTGGGAACATCCGGGAACTGATGAACGCTGTCGAACAAGCAGTGGTGCTGTCTGATGGCCCCAACCTGACGAGGACAGATCTTCCGGCGGCCTTGTTACAAAATCAGCCTGGTCCCAGCGGTCGCGACAGAGACGTAGACAAAGAGACTCTCGATTATGCGACAGCAAGGGAGCAACTAATTGATGCTTTCGATCAAGAATTCCTCAATCGTCTCCTATCTGTTTGCCAGGGAAATCTTTCGGAGGCAGCTCGAAGATCGGGTCTAGCTCGTAAGACCCTGTATAATAAACTGAAACGCATCGGCGTCCTACCCTTCGACGTCAACGAGATCGATTCAACAAGCGAAGATGTATCCTGA